A DNA window from Christiangramia salexigens contains the following coding sequences:
- a CDS encoding electron transfer flavoprotein subunit alpha/FixB family protein, with protein sequence MSVLVYIESEEGKFKKASFEVASYAKAVAEKMGTSLTAVTFNADDVSELGTYGVDKVLKISNDKLSNFNAEAYADAIKQAAQKEGTKLVVLSQSANSKYLAPLLAIQLEAGYASNVVALPESTEPFTVKRSAFTNKAFSFTQISTDVKIVGLSKNAFGAKENQAEASAEDFSPELSEGDFSVNVESVDKATNKVTIADAEVVVSGGRGLKGPENWGMIEEMAEILGAATACSKPVSDMGWRPHSEHVGQTGKPVASNLYIAVGISGAIQHLAGINAAKTKVVINNDPEAPFFKAADYGVVGDAFEVVPKLNEKLKEFKAKNA encoded by the coding sequence ATGTCAGTTTTAGTATATATTGAATCAGAAGAAGGAAAATTTAAAAAAGCTTCATTTGAAGTTGCTTCCTATGCCAAGGCAGTTGCTGAAAAAATGGGCACAAGCCTTACCGCAGTAACCTTTAATGCAGATGATGTTTCTGAACTTGGAACATACGGAGTAGACAAAGTATTAAAGATAAGCAACGATAAGCTTTCTAATTTTAATGCGGAAGCTTACGCAGACGCAATTAAACAAGCTGCTCAAAAAGAAGGTACTAAACTTGTAGTATTAAGTCAGAGCGCGAATAGTAAATATCTGGCGCCGCTACTTGCCATTCAGTTAGAGGCAGGATATGCTTCTAATGTAGTAGCTCTTCCAGAGAGTACAGAGCCATTTACTGTTAAAAGAAGTGCTTTTACCAATAAGGCATTCAGCTTTACTCAGATAAGTACAGATGTAAAGATCGTTGGTCTATCCAAGAATGCTTTTGGTGCTAAAGAAAACCAGGCGGAAGCTTCTGCTGAAGATTTTAGCCCGGAACTTTCTGAAGGAGATTTCTCTGTGAATGTAGAATCTGTAGATAAGGCAACTAATAAGGTAACTATCGCAGATGCTGAAGTAGTCGTATCTGGAGGTCGTGGTCTTAAAGGACCTGAGAACTGGGGAATGATAGAAGAGATGGCAGAAATCTTAGGAGCTGCAACAGCATGTTCCAAGCCTGTAAGTGATATGGGATGGAGACCTCATAGCGAACACGTAGGCCAAACCGGTAAGCCTGTAGCATCTAATCTTTACATCGCCGTAGGTATTTCAGGAGCTATCCAGCACCTGGCAGGTATCAACGCTGCTAAAACCAAAGTGGTTATAAACAATGATCCGGAAGCTCCTTTCTTTAAGGCTGCAGATTATGGTGTTGTTGGAGATGCCTTTGAGGTTGTACCGAAGCTAAATGAAAAATTGAAGGAATTTAAAGCTAAAAATGCATAA
- a CDS encoding bifunctional nuclease family protein, with protein MSLVRLNIKGISYSQTQNGAYALILNEVGGERKLPIVIGAFEAQSIAIALEKEIKPPRPLTHDLFKNFSDRFEIIVKQVIIHKLVDGVFYSSLICERDGIEEIIDARTSDAIALALRFDAPIFTYKNILDKAGIYLKAEERQREKKEKEEEDIISEELLKEEIELTSDESDSADYKSMSLEELNEMLAQAVSQEDYEKAARLRDEISKRK; from the coding sequence ATGAGTTTAGTGCGACTGAATATAAAAGGAATTTCTTATAGTCAAACACAAAATGGAGCTTACGCTTTGATCCTCAATGAGGTAGGAGGCGAAAGAAAGCTGCCTATTGTGATAGGAGCATTTGAAGCACAATCTATTGCAATTGCCCTCGAGAAAGAAATCAAACCTCCCCGCCCCCTTACACACGACCTGTTCAAGAACTTTTCAGACAGATTTGAGATCATTGTAAAGCAAGTCATTATTCATAAACTAGTGGATGGAGTATTTTATTCCAGCCTGATTTGCGAAAGGGATGGCATTGAGGAGATCATAGATGCCAGAACGAGCGATGCAATAGCCCTGGCCCTTAGGTTTGACGCTCCAATTTTCACTTATAAGAATATTCTGGATAAGGCCGGTATCTATTTAAAGGCCGAAGAAAGACAGAGAGAGAAAAAGGAAAAAGAGGAGGAAGACATCATTTCTGAAGAACTTTTAAAGGAAGAAATTGAATTAACTTCAGACGAATCTGATTCCGCAGATTATAAAAGTATGTCTCTCGAAGAGTTAAATGAAATGCTCGCCCAGGCCGTTAGCCAGGAAGATTACGAAAAAGCAGCCCGATTAAGGGACGAAATTTCCAAAAGAAAATAA
- a CDS encoding NupC/NupG family nucleoside CNT transporter, whose protein sequence is MNRIWCCLLLIVFSITSANSQTISKNWQLEHSADSISEKSIFGDAAQFEFNEGRFQFLDKEGTDTIASGDYLYQNKLLVLFYNQPTDTIQNLRVSALSDSTMSIKASDTFYNLKVKNSSASEVVPVVTAKTMVPSAGFSTSSIIRGIIGMFSLIFIAFLFSSNRRAINWKTVGMGLGGQLLLAIGVLKITVVQKVFEFVGNIFVLILDFTAAGSEFLLGGMMDVDSFGFIFLFQVLPTIIFFSALTSVLFYLGVIQIIVKGMAWVLTKLLGISGPESLSVAGNIFLGQTEAPLMIKAYLERMTRSEILLVMVGGMATVAGGVLAAYIGFLGGDDPELRLQFAKHLLAASVMAAPGAIVVSKILYPQQQKVNKDVEVSSEKIGSNILDAIANGTTEGLKLAANVAAMLLVFIAFIAMINYVLGWVGGWTSLNSLMAEYTPYSKFSLESILGIIFAPLMWLIGVAKEDMMLMGQLLGIKLAASEFVGYVQLADLKNPANALSLNFEKSVIMATYMLCGFANFASIGIQIGGIGSLAPGQRKTLSEFGMKALIGGTLASLLSATIAGMIIG, encoded by the coding sequence ATGAACAGAATCTGGTGTTGCCTACTTCTGATTGTATTTTCCATTACATCAGCCAACTCACAAACGATCTCTAAAAACTGGCAACTCGAACACTCAGCCGACAGCATAAGTGAAAAAAGTATTTTCGGTGATGCAGCCCAGTTCGAATTCAATGAAGGCAGATTTCAATTCCTTGATAAGGAAGGTACAGATACCATTGCTTCCGGAGATTATTTATACCAGAATAAACTGCTGGTATTATTCTACAATCAACCAACAGATACTATACAGAACTTAAGGGTTTCGGCTCTTAGTGATTCTACGATGTCTATTAAGGCATCAGATACCTTTTACAACCTAAAGGTTAAGAATTCGAGTGCTTCAGAGGTGGTTCCTGTAGTAACCGCAAAGACAATGGTCCCCAGTGCAGGTTTTAGCACATCCAGTATCATACGCGGTATTATAGGGATGTTTTCCCTAATCTTTATAGCCTTCCTGTTTAGCAGCAATCGCCGGGCCATCAACTGGAAAACGGTTGGAATGGGTCTAGGTGGTCAGCTGTTACTCGCGATAGGAGTTTTAAAGATCACGGTGGTTCAGAAGGTATTTGAATTTGTTGGGAACATCTTTGTCCTAATTCTGGATTTTACTGCAGCCGGAAGTGAATTTCTTTTAGGAGGCATGATGGACGTAGATAGCTTCGGCTTCATATTCCTGTTCCAGGTATTACCAACAATTATATTCTTTTCAGCATTAACCTCAGTACTTTTCTATTTGGGAGTGATTCAGATAATTGTAAAAGGAATGGCCTGGGTCCTAACCAAATTGTTAGGCATATCCGGACCTGAAAGTTTAAGTGTAGCAGGGAATATATTTCTAGGTCAAACCGAGGCTCCGTTAATGATCAAAGCATATCTGGAAAGAATGACGAGATCTGAGATCCTTCTGGTAATGGTAGGAGGAATGGCTACTGTGGCCGGTGGAGTACTTGCCGCATATATAGGATTTCTTGGCGGAGATGACCCGGAACTTAGACTGCAATTTGCAAAACACCTATTAGCAGCCTCTGTAATGGCCGCTCCGGGAGCTATAGTTGTATCCAAGATCCTTTACCCACAGCAGCAAAAAGTTAATAAGGATGTTGAAGTTTCATCTGAAAAGATCGGATCTAACATACTCGACGCGATTGCTAACGGTACTACTGAAGGTTTAAAACTAGCCGCAAATGTTGCCGCCATGCTACTTGTATTCATTGCATTTATTGCTATGATCAATTATGTACTTGGTTGGGTTGGGGGCTGGACAAGCCTTAATTCACTGATGGCTGAATATACTCCATATTCCAAATTCTCTCTTGAATCTATTTTAGGGATCATTTTCGCTCCTTTAATGTGGTTAATTGGAGTTGCAAAGGAAGATATGATGCTTATGGGGCAGCTTCTGGGAATTAAACTTGCAGCCAGTGAATTTGTAGGTTATGTTCAATTGGCAGACCTTAAAAATCCGGCGAACGCACTTAGCCTTAATTTTGAGAAATCGGTTATTATGGCGACTTATATGCTATGCGGATTTGCAAATTTCGCTTCTATTGGGATACAAATTGGAGGTATTGGTTCTCTTGCACCCGGACAGCGAAAAACTTTATCTGAATTTGGAATGAAGGCATTAATTGGAGGTACTCTTGCCTCTCTGCTTTCTGCTACAATCGCAGGTATGATCATAGGTTAA
- a CDS encoding thymidylate synthase: protein MKQYHDLLKHVLEHGAQKGDRTGTGTKSVFGYQMRFDLSEGFPMVTTKKLHLKSIIYELLWFLKGDTNIEYLKENGVRIWNEWADENGDLGPVYGHQWRNWNSEDIDQIKEVIETLKNNPNSRRMLVSAWNPSVLPDTSVSFSENVANGKAALPPCHAFFQFYVADGKLSCQLYQRSADIFLGVPFNIASYALLTMMMAQVCGYEPGDFIHSFGDAHIYSNHMEQVKLQLSRDPRPLPRMKLNPEVTDIFEFKYEDFKLEDYDPHPGIKASVAV from the coding sequence ATGAAACAATATCACGATTTACTGAAGCATGTCCTTGAACATGGAGCTCAGAAAGGAGATCGCACCGGAACTGGCACAAAGAGCGTATTTGGATACCAGATGAGATTTGATCTTAGTGAGGGCTTCCCAATGGTCACCACCAAAAAATTACATTTAAAATCCATAATCTACGAATTGCTCTGGTTCCTTAAAGGGGACACCAATATTGAGTACTTGAAGGAAAATGGAGTACGTATTTGGAATGAATGGGCAGACGAAAATGGTGATCTGGGCCCCGTTTACGGCCACCAATGGAGAAATTGGAACAGTGAAGACATAGACCAGATCAAAGAAGTTATTGAAACCTTGAAGAATAATCCGAATAGCAGAAGAATGCTGGTATCTGCCTGGAATCCTTCAGTGCTACCAGATACTTCTGTTTCTTTTTCAGAAAATGTAGCAAATGGTAAAGCCGCTCTCCCTCCCTGTCACGCCTTCTTCCAATTCTATGTAGCCGACGGAAAATTATCCTGCCAGTTATATCAAAGAAGTGCCGACATATTTTTAGGAGTACCTTTTAATATTGCTTCATACGCATTATTAACCATGATGATGGCCCAGGTATGCGGTTATGAACCCGGTGACTTTATCCATAGTTTTGGAGATGCCCACATTTACAGCAACCACATGGAGCAGGTAAAACTCCAGTTAAGCAGGGATCCAAGACCTTTACCTCGAATGAAACTCAATCCGGAAGTCACGGATATTTTTGAATTTAAATATGAAGATTTTAAATTAGAGGATTATGACCCGCATCCTGGTATTAAAGCCAGTGTTGCAGTTTAA
- a CDS encoding TonB family protein has translation MKKVLVITCFLLGGLGLANAQQTSPVWPGCEGSEDVKKCFNQKLSKHVQENYEYPKNDAGEYVRGKVTISFQIDENGEVAINSIEGPEPKVNQAAREMIKKIPDMKPGTLNGEPDARNFTVPFNF, from the coding sequence ATGAAAAAAGTATTAGTTATCACATGTTTTTTACTGGGAGGCCTTGGCCTTGCAAATGCACAGCAAACTTCGCCGGTATGGCCGGGTTGCGAAGGCAGCGAAGATGTAAAAAAATGTTTTAACCAAAAGCTTTCTAAACACGTACAGGAAAATTACGAATACCCTAAAAATGATGCCGGAGAATATGTTCGGGGGAAAGTTACCATCTCTTTTCAAATAGATGAAAATGGAGAGGTTGCTATAAATTCCATCGAAGGCCCGGAACCAAAAGTTAACCAGGCGGCAAGGGAGATGATAAAAAAGATCCCAGATATGAAGCCTGGTACATTAAATGGTGAACCCGATGCACGGAATTTCACTGTTCCATTTAACTTCTAA
- a CDS encoding energy transducer TonB — protein sequence MKKFLIIACMLAGFTGFAQEGIEVKGNKITIKESAPVWPGCEGNEDLDACFNKMLMQHVRKTYKYPKNEKGEFIRGKATVSMIVNEKGKVVVKSVEGKYPAINKEAKRMVEAMPTMIPGTKAGKPTSISYKIPLNF from the coding sequence ATGAAAAAGTTTTTAATAATTGCCTGCATGTTGGCTGGATTCACTGGCTTTGCTCAGGAAGGTATTGAAGTAAAGGGCAATAAAATCACCATAAAGGAATCTGCACCCGTTTGGCCGGGTTGTGAAGGCAATGAAGATCTGGATGCCTGTTTTAATAAAATGCTGATGCAGCATGTACGCAAAACCTATAAATATCCTAAGAATGAAAAAGGAGAATTTATAAGAGGAAAAGCGACCGTTTCCATGATCGTAAATGAAAAAGGAAAAGTTGTGGTTAAATCGGTTGAAGGCAAATATCCCGCGATCAATAAGGAGGCAAAACGAATGGTTGAAGCCATGCCTACAATGATTCCGGGAACCAAGGCAGGGAAACCAACATCAATTAGCTATAAGATTCCACTTAATTTTTAA
- the egtB gene encoding ergothioneine biosynthesis protein EgtB: MLSQEDLIQLFKKTRADTEKICSFLETEDYVVQPIEDVSPPKWHLGHTTWFFEEFVLKQYSPSHKLFDENTAYVFNSYYESVGDKVIRTNRGNLSRPTVAWIYEFRKYITQAMLELLNNRKLDEEALGVIEIGCHHEKQHQELLYTDIKYILGNNPLFPVYNKQFNENLIQKYHREWIEIEEGVYKIGHDSSSFCYDNELAAHKTYLHKYKISNKLVTNAEFLEFMKDGGYQDVLLWHAEAWEWIQEHDINSPFYWHKIDGEWHQYTLQGLGKLNPEAPVTHISYFEAFAYAQWKGMRLPTEEEWEVAQDNFEWGSRWEWTESAYSPYPGYEKPEGALGEYNGKFMVNQKVLRGGSVATSSDHTRHTYRNFFHPHQRWQFTGFRLVNT; this comes from the coding sequence ATGCTTTCACAGGAAGACTTAATTCAACTTTTTAAAAAGACCAGAGCAGACACAGAAAAAATATGTTCTTTTCTGGAGACTGAAGACTATGTTGTACAACCTATAGAAGATGTTTCACCACCCAAATGGCATCTTGGGCATACCACCTGGTTCTTTGAAGAATTCGTCTTAAAGCAATATTCCCCCTCTCATAAGCTCTTTGACGAAAACACTGCCTATGTGTTTAATAGTTATTATGAAAGTGTTGGAGACAAGGTTATAAGAACCAATAGGGGGAACCTTTCAAGACCAACGGTAGCCTGGATCTATGAGTTCAGAAAATATATCACTCAGGCAATGCTGGAGCTTCTGAATAATCGAAAACTGGATGAAGAGGCACTGGGCGTCATTGAAATAGGTTGCCATCATGAAAAACAACATCAGGAACTGCTATATACCGATATAAAATATATTCTCGGTAATAATCCTTTATTTCCGGTATATAATAAACAATTCAATGAAAATCTGATTCAGAAGTATCACAGGGAATGGATAGAAATTGAAGAAGGAGTATATAAGATAGGTCACGATTCCAGCAGCTTCTGCTACGATAATGAATTGGCTGCCCATAAAACATATCTGCACAAATACAAGATATCCAATAAGCTGGTTACCAATGCTGAGTTTCTTGAGTTTATGAAGGATGGCGGTTATCAGGACGTATTGCTGTGGCATGCTGAAGCCTGGGAATGGATACAGGAACACGATATCAATTCACCATTTTACTGGCATAAAATAGACGGGGAATGGCATCAATACACCCTGCAAGGTCTGGGAAAACTAAATCCTGAAGCGCCGGTAACTCATATTTCATATTTTGAAGCATTTGCTTATGCTCAATGGAAGGGAATGAGATTACCAACAGAAGAAGAGTGGGAAGTTGCACAGGACAATTTTGAATGGGGCAGCCGATGGGAATGGACTGAAAGCGCCTATTCGCCATATCCGGGTTACGAAAAACCTGAAGGGGCACTCGGGGAGTATAACGGAAAATTTATGGTGAACCAAAAGGTATTACGCGGTGGCTCGGTTGCGACCAGCTCAGATCATACCAGACATACTTATAGAAATTTTTTTCATCCACATCAACGATGGCAGTTTACCGGCTTCCGACTTGTAAATACTTAA
- a CDS encoding L-histidine N(alpha)-methyltransferase, whose product MKTTPKTMFSSAFAEDTYKGLTSFPKYLLSQYIYDEKGDKLFQQIMNMPEYYLTSCEFNILKSNAEEIAGSIGNKDGFDLIELGAGDGKKTKILLQEFVDKQFNFDYLPIDISQSVLQELEASLNREIPQVNVRAQQGTYFKTLEKLSDYSSRNKAILVLGSNIGNLSHEKAVDFLANIAKAMNEDDKLFMGFDQKKHPQKILDAYNDPAGITEAFNKNLLVRINSELEGNFDLDKFLHWETYNPETGTARSFLVSKEDQKVTIKKIGLEVIFKAWESIHTEISQKYDDSIVNWLADEAGLKVETSFGDEMKCYKNYIFKIK is encoded by the coding sequence ATGAAAACCACACCAAAAACCATGTTCTCATCTGCCTTTGCAGAGGACACATATAAAGGACTAACCAGTTTTCCGAAATATTTGTTGTCCCAGTATATCTATGATGAAAAAGGAGATAAACTTTTTCAGCAGATCATGAATATGCCGGAATATTATCTCACTTCCTGCGAATTCAATATTTTAAAAAGTAATGCTGAAGAAATTGCCGGATCGATTGGAAATAAAGATGGTTTCGACCTAATAGAACTTGGTGCCGGAGATGGTAAAAAAACAAAGATCCTACTTCAGGAATTTGTAGACAAGCAATTTAATTTTGATTATCTCCCTATAGACATTAGCCAAAGCGTACTCCAGGAACTTGAGGCTTCTTTAAACCGGGAGATTCCACAGGTAAACGTAAGAGCTCAGCAGGGTACATATTTTAAAACCCTGGAAAAACTTTCTGATTATAGCTCCAGAAACAAGGCTATCCTTGTTCTTGGAAGTAATATCGGAAATCTATCACACGAAAAAGCGGTGGATTTTTTGGCCAATATCGCTAAAGCCATGAATGAGGATGATAAACTATTTATGGGATTTGATCAGAAAAAACATCCGCAGAAGATTCTTGATGCCTACAACGACCCTGCGGGAATTACCGAAGCATTCAATAAAAATCTTCTTGTCCGTATCAATTCTGAATTGGAAGGCAATTTTGATCTGGATAAATTTCTACATTGGGAGACCTATAATCCAGAGACGGGAACAGCAAGAAGTTTTTTAGTTAGCAAAGAAGATCAAAAAGTTACGATCAAAAAAATAGGGCTTGAAGTTATTTTTAAAGCCTGGGAAAGCATACATACAGAGATCTCTCAAAAATATGATGACAGCATCGTAAACTGGCTGGCAGATGAGGCAGGCCTTAAGGTAGAAACTTCTTTTGGCGATGAAATGAAATGCTATAAGAATTACATTTTTAAGATCAAATAA
- a CDS encoding DUF427 domain-containing protein, whose protein sequence is MKAYWNDTLIAESDDTRIVENNHYFPMKDIRLEYFIKSPLNTRCVWKGEASYFHIKVDGELNKDAAWYYPTTSHAAKPIENYVAFWKGVKVSE, encoded by the coding sequence ATGAAAGCATATTGGAATGACACTCTTATAGCAGAAAGTGATGATACCAGGATCGTGGAAAACAATCATTATTTCCCGATGAAAGATATCAGGTTAGAATATTTTATAAAAAGTCCCTTAAATACCAGATGTGTCTGGAAAGGCGAAGCATCCTATTTTCATATAAAAGTAGACGGCGAACTTAATAAGGACGCCGCCTGGTATTATCCCACCACCAGCCATGCAGCAAAACCTATTGAAAATTATGTCGCATTCTGGAAGGGTGTAAAAGTTTCAGAATAA
- a CDS encoding isoamylase early set domain-containing protein, with the protein MPLSKQYLKSKPECKVTFCVAAKDAKSVEVAGDFNGWKTTKLKKFKNGNFKAQLNLPVEHEYQFRYIVDGQWVNETQADAYKWNDFASTDNSVVIV; encoded by the coding sequence ATGCCTTTATCAAAACAATATTTAAAATCTAAGCCGGAGTGTAAGGTGACATTTTGTGTTGCTGCCAAAGATGCGAAAAGCGTTGAGGTTGCCGGAGATTTTAATGGCTGGAAGACCACGAAATTAAAGAAGTTCAAAAATGGCAATTTTAAAGCTCAATTAAATCTGCCTGTGGAGCATGAATATCAATTCAGATATATAGTAGACGGACAGTGGGTTAATGAAACTCAGGCTGACGCATATAAATGGAATGATTTTGCTTCCACAGATAACAGTGTAGTGATCGTATAA
- a CDS encoding aminotransferase class V-fold PLP-dependent enzyme encodes MDNLRKGFPVLEQYTYLNTAASGLLPEKVWEFRQEHDLDFLIKASLLKDKQGELLTEVRESVGRLFGCAPNRVALVPNFSYGFNSLLESIEKPKKALLLENDYPSITWPVKSRNFELIWARQDEDLEDNILRKIEKEQPDFFVFSIVQYISGVKLSLDFLKGLKEKYPELILIADGTQYMGTEVFDFEASGIDVVLSSCYKWLNAGYGNGFMLFSENVQGKLAPKHLGFNSLQGKYKAHEENFIGKFEPGHQDTLNHGSLKVAIDLIEKIGLSRIEEEISALKNCARERFLAAGLLEEWTGKRENFSPIFNIKGDDKLYAKLTGEGIITSQRGNGIRISTHYFNTKKDLDHLFSVLNI; translated from the coding sequence ATGGATAATTTAAGAAAAGGCTTTCCTGTACTTGAACAATATACTTATCTCAATACTGCAGCTTCGGGATTATTGCCGGAAAAAGTTTGGGAATTTAGACAGGAACATGATCTTGATTTCCTTATTAAAGCTAGCCTGCTAAAAGATAAACAGGGAGAATTGCTAACCGAGGTTCGCGAGAGTGTGGGTCGCCTTTTTGGATGCGCTCCAAACAGGGTCGCCCTGGTTCCGAATTTCTCATATGGATTTAACAGCCTACTTGAAAGCATCGAAAAACCAAAAAAGGCATTATTGCTGGAAAATGATTATCCATCTATTACTTGGCCGGTAAAGAGCCGAAATTTTGAGCTTATATGGGCACGACAGGATGAAGATCTTGAGGATAATATTTTACGTAAGATAGAGAAGGAGCAACCTGATTTTTTTGTCTTCAGTATTGTTCAATATATAAGTGGAGTTAAACTAAGTTTAGACTTCCTGAAAGGTTTAAAAGAAAAATATCCGGAGCTTATTTTAATTGCAGATGGAACTCAGTATATGGGGACTGAAGTTTTCGATTTTGAGGCTTCGGGAATAGACGTGGTCTTAAGCAGTTGTTATAAGTGGCTTAATGCAGGTTATGGGAATGGATTCATGCTATTTAGTGAAAATGTTCAGGGTAAACTGGCGCCAAAACATCTGGGGTTCAATTCGCTTCAGGGAAAATATAAAGCTCATGAAGAAAATTTTATTGGCAAATTTGAGCCTGGTCATCAGGATACCCTTAATCATGGTAGTTTAAAAGTAGCCATAGATCTTATCGAGAAGATTGGTCTGTCTAGAATAGAGGAGGAGATTAGTGCCCTGAAAAACTGTGCTAGAGAAAGATTCCTGGCTGCCGGGTTGCTGGAAGAATGGACAGGAAAACGGGAAAACTTTTCTCCGATTTTTAATATAAAGGGAGATGATAAATTATACGCAAAATTAACCGGTGAAGGCATCATAACTTCGCAACGTGGCAACGGAATTAGAATTAGTACGCACTATTTCAATACGAAAAAGGACCTTGATCATCTTTTTTCGGTATTGAATATCTAA
- a CDS encoding 2TM domain-containing protein: MFSKKKNPSKIDYEQRELYENARKRATQKKRLFQHFVFFLIGAVFLIILNVIIGYQEDFKPLGYNWFVWAVLLWTLLFLIHLFNVFIVNSFMGKEWEAKHVDRLVKKQKEKIARLQEKVEREHPLPNRNFEKDTQDPVKRIDPDHPEKPLNS; the protein is encoded by the coding sequence ATGTTTTCCAAAAAGAAAAACCCCTCCAAAATAGATTACGAGCAAAGGGAACTCTATGAAAATGCCCGTAAAAGAGCCACTCAGAAAAAGAGGCTTTTTCAACATTTCGTTTTCTTCCTTATTGGCGCCGTATTCCTTATAATTCTAAATGTGATAATTGGTTATCAGGAAGATTTTAAACCTTTGGGATATAACTGGTTCGTTTGGGCTGTTTTACTATGGACATTATTATTCCTAATCCATTTGTTCAATGTTTTTATAGTGAACAGTTTTATGGGTAAAGAATGGGAAGCCAAACATGTGGACAGGCTTGTAAAAAAACAAAAAGAGAAGATCGCCAGACTACAGGAAAAAGTGGAAAGAGAACACCCGCTTCCAAATAGAAATTTTGAAAAAGACACCCAGGATCCCGTAAAAAGAATTGATCCCGATCATCCCGAAAAACCATTAAATTCTTAG
- a CDS encoding dihydrofolate reductase: MLTMIAAAAENNALGKDNDLVWHLPDDFKRFKRLTSGHHIIMGRKTFESFPKLLPDRTHVIITRKKDYNPDGCIVVNSLEEAVKVSKLDDQPFIIGGGEIYKMGMEIADRIELTRVHGEFDADTYFPEIDENKWKVVKDQFHEKDEKHKFAFTYLTYERS; encoded by the coding sequence ATGTTAACCATGATAGCTGCAGCTGCAGAAAATAATGCTTTAGGCAAAGACAATGATCTGGTATGGCATTTACCAGATGATTTTAAGAGGTTCAAAAGATTGACTTCCGGGCACCATATCATTATGGGCAGAAAAACATTCGAATCTTTTCCTAAACTCCTACCAGACAGGACGCACGTTATTATAACCCGTAAAAAGGATTACAATCCCGATGGCTGTATAGTTGTGAATTCACTTGAAGAGGCCGTAAAAGTTTCTAAGTTAGACGATCAACCGTTTATAATTGGTGGTGGCGAGATCTATAAAATGGGGATGGAAATAGCCGATAGGATTGAATTGACCAGAGTGCATGGTGAGTTTGATGCCGACACCTATTTTCCTGAAATCGATGAAAACAAGTGGAAAGTGGTAAAAGATCAGTTTCACGAGAAAGATGAGAAACACAAATTTGCGTTTACTTATTTAACTTATGAGCGTAGTTAA